In Aphis gossypii isolate Hap1 unplaced genomic scaffold, ASM2018417v2 Contig00039, whole genome shotgun sequence, the genomic window GCTTTGGTCACCCAACTTCACACACGTCTAATATCAGCTCAGGGCAACAGGAATGAAGTAATGTAATATGCCAGATTTCTACATAGTGTTTCTACTGAACTAGCTGTAtgtctaattcttaatactaccacaaccgcttttatattaaactatttgggcGGCGTAGTCTCCAAAATATACGTAAGTTTCTATTTCATGTTTactataaccaattatttaattttaatcttaccttgctaaattttatataacctTTCAAATCTGACATTGAAATGTAGAAGTCAATTACattcttttaaatacaaatcgcACTTGTTATTACATTCTATTTTTTCGAATATGAAAAGATGTacctttcaaattttattctagttaGTGTTTTAGCTGAACTGATTATTTTAGACTTAAGAGGAGGAGTAGAAGTGGTTACATATATAAGAGACTCATCGATACAGTATATTCAGTATACTTCAACAGATTTTACAATCtagactttttttaataaaattaatttaattttgaaaaaatgtcctGCTACTCATTTAAAAGCGATGACGAGGAGTCGGTTGTATTTTCcgaagtaagtaaaaaaaacattttttttttctttttttatcacaatatacctaatatataattattttaattaaaagacattttttttttttttttttttaaaaaaaaaatattaaatattttatgaaaaattgattttgtaaacCGTCATCAGCTTAtcgtctattttaattataggataATATTGCAACAACATCTCAAAAAAAAGGTACATCGAAAAGATTAGCTGTAAAACCGGAGAAGAAACCGGTATCGAAAAAGACGAAAAAGgtgagttatatattatgacatactacgaaaaagtaaaaaaaaaaaaaaatataattgaattattattttataaagcactgctatttgttatacagacaaaatattagatttaataacagATCCAACTATACCAACCGATGCAGAGAACaccttgaatataaaaaaggatGATTGTTCATTAACGGTTAAGACACCTGTAGACAATACGGCTGTAGATTACTGGACTATAGCACATTATAAATGTGCTAAAATTGCTAATGTTGCTCTGcaagataggtaataataataataataataatatatatatttaactaaagtgaaatatttataataaaatttaatgatcaCTAGACAGCTTAGCTCAAACTAACAAGTTTTCTTTATCgatacatgttatatactaaacaaatgtaatgttaaaaaagaaaaaaagaaaaaaaaatgtgaacgtATAGTGTCTAGTTGGATAAACAGGAAagagttattatacttacctacctaattcgATAGAaactgaaacattttttaaaaatcattaacatattaaatttaaattagacgcGTTATCCCACTAGGCTACACGTTCACgaggtattaaataagttattaacacatttaagtttattaaattcagattttttttttattgaaatataaaaagttaaaaaaaataaatatatttattaaatgaactaAACAACAGTATCATATGACCTTGATCCACAATCACAATCACAAATATCGATAatcttaccatatttttttactacattttcaacaaactgatttccttttgataataatacaaaaacacatttcGGATTCCATATTGAGTGTTCAATCCATGGATTATCTTCTTTTTCCCAACGATGCAATATAAGACCGCAGcaaaaacattcaacaatatcttttttccctgaatatataaaaccgcTTTCAGCTAATGAGTATTTATCTTGAGATGAAGTCAacggaaataaattgaatgttttcaaTCTTGATATAAATGTAGTGAATTCTGCATATGTAGGATATGCATTGTTTCGTACTAACGAAACAAGTGAACAAAAActgttgttaatttgttgaaaattcattttttataaaaaaaaaaaaataaaaaaaacttaaatgaattaaacttgATTAAAACTAACAGAACCTGATTGAACTGTCTGAACTGgaatgaattcaataaaacgacttttatctattatttattaaaaaaaaataaaattacagtgTAACCTGAATGTTTAACTTACAAgggaaataaatagtgttgaagtgtgtatacactgtttaaactttatgtgtaacaggggaaaaaataattggttaaagGCGGAAACTataccttaaattttaaaaatctccgcagtcaaaagtgcgcagaacatacattatggtttttgggaatcagtgttttttactggtacagcgaagaaaaaaaaagtttgaggggaaaaatcccccttaaaattttacaatctccgcagtcaaaagtgcgcagaacatacattatggtttttgaaaatcagtgtttttttactggtacagcggagaaaaaaaagtttgaggagGAAAATccacctaaaaattttaaaatcaccgcAGTctggtacagcggagaaaaaaaaagtttgaggggaaaaatcccccttaaaaatttgcaatctccgcagtcaaaagtgtgcagaacatacaaatgtatactacttACATCTTCTTTCTAGATATGATCCTGTTATTAAGAATCATTTAGAAAACGGAGCAAGGAATACAACTTATATAAGTAATCGCATTCAAAATGACATGTTAAATAGTATTGAGAACACTATGctccttttaataatatcaaatgttCAAAGTAAACCAGTATCTATTATTTCTGATGACACCACAGATATGGGTCATCATGAACAAATGCCAATTGTTGTTCGTTACTTTGATGATGACACATTTAACCCTGTTGAAAGGTTTGTTGGACTTCAAAGATTGAAGCTTGTTGATTCACAGTCAATTTTTAATGAGCTATCAATggtactaaaaaatttaaaaattcagtgGAGAGATGTTGTTTCAGTGTGTTTTGATGGGGCTTCTACCATTTCCGGTTGTATTTCAGGGGTACAAGCTAAGTGTAAAGAAGTAAATTCGAGTATAATGTACGTACACTGTTATGCACATTGTCTTAATTTAATTCTTGTTGATGCTTGTACATCTAGAAAAGAAAATAgaattgtatttgatttttttggagTAGTACAGTTAACTTATTCATTTATTGAAGGAAGTGCTATACGCCATGCAGTTTTGGAACGAATATCAGCTGATATCAATGCATCGTTAAAGTCAATGAAATCTTTATCTACAACAAGATGGGCCTGTCGCTCTGAGGCAGTGTCagctttaaaacataattattcggCTATTTTATTAGCACTTGAAGAAATAGTAGATAGAACAAAACAACCTGATGTTAGAGCTAAAGGACGGGGTTTATTGTTTCAACTCAAaacttttcaatttattttaggacTTGAAATGATGGATCCAAttctacaaattataaataaagtaattaaatcattacagtgtgaaaatgttgatttatcATcagcaatgtataatattaatgctcTTCGATCAGTGCTTattgaaaaaagaaataaaaatacatttaaaactatgttTGATATTTGTACTTCTATATGTGAAAAAATTGATGTTCCATTACCATTACCCACAAAACGAAAAGTTTCAACTCGTATCGACAATATTAATTCACAGTTCCAAGCACAATCATTAGAGGAAGAACTAAGAGTCCAATCATTTTTTCCTATGCTTGATATTATGATTAGTGGAATTGATGAAAGATTCAATCAAGACGCTATTAATCTAATAAATGCAGTTGATggattaatgaaattaaaaatatgtatcacagatataaatctattaagcaatcattttaaatgcaataaagATGAATTGGTAGctgaaattaatttgttacaaaaaaatgaaacaataacAAGACAAATTGAAGGCAACTTGAGCGCTAAAATGCTTCATATTTGGCTTCaatggttaaaaaattatgataaacaaaatatttttggacaatttactaacattttaaagaaGTTTTCAGTTATACCGGTCACAAGCTGTACATGTAAACGatcgttttcaaaattaactttagtAAAATCTAAGTTAAGAAGTACTATGCTTCAAGAAAGACTAAATGCATTGATGCTGATAACGGTAGAACAAGAAATGGCCATTAACTTAAATCCCGACGATGTAATTGatcatttcaaaaattctACACAACGCAGAAtggtgttataataaaatatattatttattaatatgataatgttttttttgttttttaattgtacaagTTGTATGACATaacttttttaagttttatcgcttttatttttatttttatttgagttttaactaaatttttttgaattaaacagtaagacattttaatatttgtgtattgtgtatatattttatcagaattttacattcttaaaataactttCAGGGGGTGCCTGTGGTAATGCAGTGCTTAATTTGGGGGGGaggtaaaattacaaaattggcTAAACACAGTATAAACACTGTAAACAATGGGAAACTAAGGTGATTGGGGGGGAGGGAGAATGCCAATTTTGCCCCCCCTCCTGGATCCGCCAGTGCTTCTGCATACCCTGAACAAGAGGTCTGCACACGCCTatgaagtaaatatataggaaactataaaacatataatatttcatttttaataatacagtaatatacgtaggtatgtataatatattattaaacagtggtaatagttaaatatattagagtTTGAACTCTCAACAATCCagtgaaaaaatgaaaaaaattacgtgaacaaaaaatcggaaaaaattgcaaaaaatcaAGAGCGTCAGGGCGGCCGTGCGTTTCAAAGCACCGCTATCGGATCGACGACGAATCCGCCAGAGCGGGATTCGAACCTAACTACCCTAGCACGGGGATCTAACGCCTAAACCTATCGACTACAATTTGAGATGGTAAACCGCGTCTAACATCCAGCTCTTAAGCCGTTTCCTAACCGCAGAGAATACCGCATTAATTGCTTCGGTTTACCGGTCAAAACGTCAAATCCTTATGATTCTCGGGTAAAGAAAACTCGtcggaaaataaaaacgttctCACGTCATCGAATCTCCATCCGTAACGATCATAAAAGAAGAATCGCCGTCGTTATCGTACGTAAGACTACGATTTAATAGACACGACATAGGTACCTCTCGAGGCTCGGAAATCAAACACAAACGCCTGTCGTAAAGACCAATAGCGTTTATGCCGCGGAAACCGAAACGCGTTATGATCTATAGGCGCGTACATGAGAAGTGTGCGTATTCGTACGCGTATTTTAAACGCAGTCAATCAAATATCGAGTCCGTTGAGCTCCGTATTTATATTACGCACAGGTACGATgtacagtaatatattttacgcgTACACCCGCTCCGAGCTCACAAGAGCGCGCGTCGTTATCAGTGCTGGATTTAGAACAAGTGCCGCCCTAGGCCATTTTAAATATGCCACCCCTATcccgagaaaaaaaaaatgatgttattatttccaataaatttatttcaattttaaataaattaggtcaATAgtcattataaacaaaacaaataattctaaattctaaatagcagtgtaaatgtttaatcttatacctatgttatctataacattttacGACGAACTTTTTTAGCCGCGAAATCGTCgataatatcatcataatttatacttcaaaGCATCTCAGATTCTATGTGTAGTATTGATGTCGCATTTAATCTATCTGACTCCAAAGATGAACGAAGATGcgattttattctttttaatgcTGAAAAtgaccgttctgctgtacaatTTGTTGCAAACGTGCACAAATACATACGTgggtaatttcaaaattatgggTTATTTCATGTCACGCAGCTGTGGTCTCTTTAATTATGGGCTGAATAGAgttctaaaaaatgttttaccttaaatattatttaccttacAAGgactcaatatttttaagttgaaatatttattattttaagtacgaAACACATCTAAGTAACCTAAATCTCTCTCCCTAAGCGTGTCACAATTAGTAGGTTtctagctttttttttaaatatgtcagATACCATACAGTATTTAATGAGTtatcaatgaattattataatcataatattttcctctaaaatgtgttttgttaaataaatcaaattatcacTAAGAAAGTGTTTTTGGCGTAAGTTTGTGTcggttacataattttttctctctccctaaaatttttttttaattgccgccagataatagtataatggaaattttgtattaatacaatGTGGCAACACTGCTGCAGTATGATAACAAAACGTGTGTTTTGTTGTttacatcaaaaaaatttatcagttGTGTTTGCGTACGTAAACAGTACGGTTTGTCCGTGCGTGATTTTATTCAACCTCATTCCCTAAAGCCTATCAAATACTTGTAGTAAGTGTATTttggattataaataatttcattttatgtgCATTATTGATCAGAATGTATGTACCGTAATGACTATCTAGAAATAATTCGTAATCTTATCAATAATGATTGCTAACTGTCAAAACCTCTCTCCCTACAGTCTCTCtccctaaaataatttaaaaaattaaatttgtagggAGAGAGAATACAAATTAGGAAGAGAgaatactgtattttttttatacattttattgttgtttcaagttatttattgttgcCTCCCGAAATgcaacaacattattattgatatgttaAGGCCGCTTACCACCACCGACTCACACTCACCCTACacgtacacaatatattatttgtttttaccagtaaggtttattattgttattatttttattctggaATATGATTGCCAGCTgcacgttatataatattatgtagattacGAAGCACGTTATCGCATGCAGcctcgtaattattataactctcGGCCGCCTCAATCCAGTCAGTTCACACACAACTTTCATCAAGACGCAAATTTATTGAGTGTACCGGTCgccagtttaaattatattgtttaagttGAGGCGTGAATTGCCaattttccattattattattgtgagcCATAAAGGCAATCCTTATAGCgcattgtgtattattatttttacgtgtaccgtctattatttttaatattatttaggcaAGGGTAGCAGCTGGCCAGCAGTGCACCGCCAAATACGTgagtttttattactatattcttTAGCAGCTCTAATAGCTtgccttattattattatattatattgttgagccagtagcttatattatacttttacgaGTTTACTACTCAAACggccaatattattatctatctagattgttttattattatattattgggtTGCTgtaatttctatatatttgtaaaattaattattattgacgtCGTGTATTATACagcaacatatttatttaccttaaacatgttatcattttattattaattataagtacccACACACAAATACATACTTACACACCCACCGCACACTACCTAGCACTCAGAGTATATGCTCGGAGACCCCGTCCACTACTCTTGAGTTgcacatacacatattatacgttatacatATCGGTTGGTGTGTGAGTGTTCTTGCGTACGAAGTATTTCGGTACCGGGCACacaaactattattgtttCGGTCTCGGCCCATACATTTATAGTGATtgatggtttttatttaataggtagtcTCACTCGTGTACACTGTAAGAGTTTAGATTATggcaccaaaaaaaaaaactgagcaAGGAGGAGTTAAAAGCAAAAGCGAGAGAGTATCATCAAAAAAGAAGAGAGAAGATAAATAATGACCCAGTTTTGAGAGCTATTGAAGCAGAAAAAGaacgtaaaaaatatgaagcaaaaaaaaacaaaaaacaagtaAAACTAGTTAAAGATATGAGTGACCGAGAACTGAGGGTGAAGAGAAAAATATGGAAAACAAAGGCAAAAAAagcttacaataaaaaaaaaaagcaaatagATATGGATAGATACATGACACGAAATTCTCCTCCAGACAGTGATGCACTGACAACTCCACAGATAGTGCTCTCACGTCAAAGAACagggaaaaaaaaatgcgtaGAGATAGAGCAAAAGTAGTTAGGGATAACAAAAAACTACTGAAAAAGGTAACTGCTTTAACACAGCAGTCAAATAAATGGCGGCAAAGATGCTGGAGAATgtgcaataaaaaaagtgaTGAAAAGTCTCCAGGAAAAGTAGTTTCAGAACTAATGAAACatggaaataaaaaagttatcagACGAAAATTGTTGTTTGGTGAAGCAATGAAATGTCAGTTAACACAACATTTCAAATTGCTCTCTTCGCGGCGAAAAAAAGAGAGTTTGGTGAACTTTTGGTTgggaataaaaattttttaaaaaaatataacttattgtgTGATTTGCGTGGTAAAATTTCAACCAAGGTATTCAACAGTTCACGTATACTGACTAATAATAAGCAGATCAAAACTAGAGTAAGTAAGATAAATGAACTAGTCAAACAAGATATTCGTGATTTTTTTGAGGATGATGAAGTGTCGATGGTGTGTCCAGGTAAAAAAGATTGTATAACAaggcataaaataaaaaaacaaaaaagatttCTAACTGATACCTTGAAACGTTGTCATATTAAATTCCTAGGAAaagttaactataaaattgggTATGtatcattttgtaaattaaagcCATTTTGGGTTGTACAACATAAAGTTTCCGAAAGAGATACATGCTTGTGCAAAGTTCATGCAAACATTGAGTTCTTAGTTTCAGCGTTATTTAAGAAGAACATCATTGACAATGCTAACATAAAAGAGTTTGCTCGTCATGTATGTTGTCATATTGATAATGTAGCCTGTTTGCAAAGAATGTGTGGTAATTGCAAGGACTTACAAATTccttacaatttatttgatacagATGCTACAGTCACCTACTTTAAATGGCAAgtaaaaagtgaaaattttactgacaaaaacaataaaactcgATCTGTAAAACACACGGTGAAAGATAAAATAACTGTTTCAGTCATGGATGCTGTAAACACCTTCAACgatgattatattaagtatttaaaccaTGAAGGAAATGTCATACATCAGTTCCGTGCCATAAAGATGCTTAAGACAAAACTGAATCCGAATGAGGTGTTGATTCACAGTGATTTCTCAGAAAATTACTCAATGAAATATTCCACAGAAATTCAGGCATTTCATTTTGGTGGTAGTCGAAAACAGTATACTCTTCACACGtcccaaatatattttaaaaaagatgaGTACAGCTCAGTAGTATCACAATCGATGTGTACTCTATCGGAATGTTTAGACCATGGACCTGCTGCTGTTTGGGCACATCTACAACCTATTTTCCAATTCATACAACGTACTGTTCCACAAATCACCGTTGTTCATTTTCTGACAGATAGCCTACAACACAATACCGTaacaaaaccatattttttctaatcgCCCATGCCCTTCAGCATTCAATTGAAATTTCATTATGTACATGGAATTATATGGAAGCTGGTCATGGAAAAGGTGCTCCAGATGGTGTTGGAGGTTGTCTTAAAAGAACAGCAGATCGAGTTGTTGCTCAAGGGGAAGACATAGATTGTTTTGAAAGCTTTGTAAAGGTCTTAAAAGAGAATGTCAGAAAAGTGGAACTAATTTTGGTTTACGAGCATGACATTcaatcaatgaaaaataatataccaccAGAAATTCCTTCTTTCAAAGGTACTTTCAAAGTACATCAAGTTGTATTTATGAAAGAGTTtcctaataaattagttatgcGAAAACTAAGTTGTTTTGAATGTTATGATTGTGACAAGTTTTCTTTAggacatcatattattttaccaactAACGAGGAAGCAGATTGCCTAGAAAATGTCCCAGTTGAAGTTGAATGTGATTTACATATACAACCGACATCTTCAATATCAGAGCTACAATCAAAAAATACTTTCTATGCCCCAGGAACCTACCTTCTGGtgaagtttgaaaaatattctaagaagTCTGAAGATGCTCTAGGTTTTCAGTATGTTTGTTgtgttgaaaaacaaaatgaagaTAATTCTATCACTGTAGATGGACTAAGAAAACTTGGTAACTCCTTtacagaatttattttaaaagataatgataatagtgtAATTGGTACAGATCAAGTTATGCAGGTGCTTCCAAATCCAAGTGTGGTattaaaaaagagaaaaacgGTGTTTTTGTTTCCTATTAAAGTCAATGTCAAAGAACTTTAGTGATAGTTTAGAATTGTAGTGCTTAAGTTGGGTAATTATATACTagtcataaataaaactagATTTCCTCCACCAAAAAGTTCAgattgtatttaaagtttttatagacataagtatttttgttttaatattttaaaccaagGTTTGGTTAAggttaaatgtattcaaattctgttaaatattgtttaagacTAAAAGTTAGTTcagattgtatatttaatgtttttaatgatatagacgttattttattttaattttttaaaccatgGTTTGGTTAAGTTTAAATGTGTTCAAAgtctgttatatttttcaatactgtaagtgttattttaaatttaaaaatgtgattaaaTTGTTTGTGATCTTAAAGGTATTAATGGTAGatctcaaaacaaaatatattaaataactattaaaaaattgtgattgtTAGTAtttctatacttttttttaaattttcagtcaatttaaaaataatatgttgaggtgacttttattttgttaataaacgtatattaaAGCTCAAAAGTACTATTGTTATACTTTCTAGTCTTAAGTTACAGTTGTTGTTGATGTTAATTTGTATGgccaattacataaatatatatatatatatatatatatatatgtgtgcatattttttcataatttctcTCTCCCTACATCCAAACCTATCTccctatattttgaaaatttcttaagttaaatatatacaaaaatattaatgattatgtgTGCACACTCCATGAAGGTGCAGTAAGGTCTATACAGATAAgtaattgacaaaaaaaaatagggaaattaagtttttattattggatatAAGCAAAGCTTGAAATAAcccataattttgaaattacccACGTAACGCTGTTGTGACGTTTGggtaaatatctattaattctTCTGTATACAACATCTGACAAAGTTCTTGAGCGCTTCTTTTTTGTGtcgagatttaaaaaaaatatgatcacgCAAATGAAGACAttcatttgtaaataattcttCAATATCATTAGGATATTGTTCTATAAGTGCCTTAgttttttcagaaataattTCCTCGTCAAAACTACATATATTCGTAAGAAAATCAAACTTGACACATAAATCTTTATACGAACTGCCACGTCTTACAAGTTCAGCTTTCAATTTATCCAATATAACGAAGAATACATTTATTCTGAAATCTTCCTTGCCTGTTTCTGTTATCACTTCATTAATTGTTTCGTCGAATTGACGTTTTCTTTTAACAGTTCTCCGCTTGTCttttttatactgtatttCACCGCATATTTGTATAGCTTTTACTTCATATTCTTCagaattatttctaattctatatatatactgctCTAAAGATCCATATAATTCAACGACCATTcctaattcaatattaactgattgaagttttttattaactatatgaaACCTTTCTAATACTTCGTTCCAAAAAACAGCCATAAAGCAcatttgtatagtattaaaagGTTTCAAAAGAACCAAAGCGTCAAATTTTGTTACAGGTTTTTCATTGGCATCGTCAATAATAGCCTGTAAAGCGTTTTTAATTTCACTCCAAGAAGTATATAAAGATTTACCCGCTTCGTATCTTGCTGACCATCGGGTTTGAGACAAACTTTTTACACACTTGgccttttttaaataaaatagtaaaatttccCAACGATGGGTAGATGCTgtgaaaaagttatataattcttgtagatatctaaaatatgttGTCGATTTTTCACAGCAATCCACGGCAGATATCCCCACAAGGTTTAGGGAATGTGCTGAGCAAGGAGCATAAATAGCAAGCGGAATGACTTCTTTAATTCTGGCTTGAAGGCCAGTGTATTTACCAGCCATGTTACTAGCATTATCATATGATTTCCCGcggcaatttttaaaatccaaattttattgattaagtgTATCAAAAACTGCATCAGCAAGTTGTTCAGATTTATGCCCAGTATTGgcaataaactttaaaaatcgtTCTATAGGAGTACCATCTTTTGGAAGGTATCTTATGATAAAAGACAACTGATCAACATGGGATACGTCGGGCGTCGAATCAACGCTTATCGAAAAACACTTTGAAACTTTGACTTCTTCaactatttgttttgtaatttgttttgccataatttgtattaactcTCCGTATGTCTATGAAGATAGATACGATGTATTCCCACTACCGATTTTACCGTAATGGCGAATATGTTCTGATAGAAAGGGGTCAAATTCTGCTAAAAATTCTAATGTCATAATGAAATTACCACTATGATACGACTCAAATTTTTCTTCACTGCCTCTCAGTGGTAACCCTCGAATTACTAAAGAACGTCAGTAGCaactattctttttaaaatatttcgccAATAATTGGTTTCTTGTTCTAATTGCAATACAATTTCTTGGTTTATTTTACCTGCAGTTTAAATGTAAGTTAAATCATATTGTAGAAAATGTCTATCATTTAAACGGTCGTTTGACATAAATGATGTATTCCTTTTTTTCCCTTTACTTGGACtggttttgatatttgttttgtatttttgtaatatttcattcaCCAAAGTTAGTTGGAAGTTTGCTAATGAAACATGCTTACCTGTAACAGTTTTATACGTAGAATATGCATTTAGCATACTCATATGAATAAgatgaaaaaatagttttttgtacCATTTTAATGTACGTCTAACACATTCGGTAGAACTTAACAACATGTCAGTCTTATCTATTGCACCCATATTCTTGTTATAACTAACTACACTTTGTGGCTtgagatatttttttcctgtttTTCTATCTATCTTTTTTGTATCAACTATTTCATTTGTATTCATAGATGTTAACATATATACATCACGACGGTCCTTCCAATGAATCGCTAAAAGTTTGTCAGTGCACCGAGCTTCTCGTTCACCTAATTTCAGCTTTCCTTCAATAATTGGCATAAGTTTTCGATTTTTTCTCACTGTACCACAtgtgttggttttttttttatgtaaatacatagataattgaggtgaagtataaaaattgtcagtaaataatgaataacctTTGTTTAAGTATGGCTTCATGAGATCTTTGACTATTACACCAGATTTCCCAAGTATGTCTTCTAGTAAATCTTTGTGTTTAGTAGCTCCTGTATACACAATGAAATTTAGAATGAAATCAGTCTCACagtcacatataatatagagcTTGATACCAAATCTATgtcttttacttttaatatactgtttaaaaGATAAACGCCCTT contains:
- the LOC114129100 gene encoding uncharacterized protein LOC114129100 — translated: MEAGHGKGAPDGVGGCLKRTADRVVAQGEDIDCFESFVKVLKENVRKVELILVYEHDIQSMKNNIPPEIPSFKGTFKVHQVVFMKEFPNKLVMRKLSCFECYDCDKFSLGHHIILPTNEEADCLENVPVEVECDLHIQPTSSISELQSKNTFYAPGTYLLVKFEKYSKKSEDALGFQYVCCVEKQNEDNSITVDGLRKLDQVMQVLPNPSVVLKKRKTVFLFPIKVNVKEL
- the LOC126553002 gene encoding uncharacterized protein LOC126553002; protein product: MAGKYTGLQARIKEVIPLAIYAPCSAHSLNLVGISAVDCCEKSTTYFRYLQELYNFFTASTHRWEILLFYLKKAKCVKSLSQTRWSARYEAGKSLYTSWSEIKNALQAIIDDANEKPVTKFDALVLLKPFNTIQMCFMAVFWNEVLERFHIVNKKLQSVNIELGMVVELYGSLEQYIYRIRNNSEEYEVKAIQICGEIQYKKDKRRTVKRKRQFDETINEVITETGKEDFRINVFFVILDKLKAELVRRGSSYKDLCVKFDFLTNICSFDEEIISEKTKALIEQYPNDIEELFTNECLHLRDHIFFKSRHKKEALKNFVRCCIQKN
- the LOC126552999 gene encoding uncharacterized protein LOC126552999, which gives rise to KILDLITDPTIPTDAENTLNIKKDDCSLTVKTPVDNTAVDYWTIAHYKCAKIANVALQDRYDPVIKNHLENGARNTTYISNRIQNDMLNSIENTMLLLIISNVQSKPVSIISDDTTDMGHHEQMPIVVRYFDDDTFNPVERFVGLQRLKLVDSQSIFNELSMVLKNLKIQWRDVVSVCFDGASTISGCISGVQAKCKEVNSSIIKENRIVFDFFGVVQLTYSFIEGSAIRHAVLERISADINASLKSMKSLSTTRWACRSEAVSALKHNYSAILLALEEIVDRTKQPDCENVDLSSAMYNINALRSVLIEKRNKNTFKTMFDICTSICEKIDVPLPLPTKRKVSTRIDNINSQFQAQSLEEELRVQSFFPMLDIMISGIDERFNQDAINLINAVDGLMKLKILKSKLRSTMLQERLNALMLITVEQEMAINLNPDDVIDHFKNSTQRRMVL